A genomic stretch from Penicillium digitatum chromosome 4, complete sequence includes:
- a CDS encoding tRNA/rRNA methyltransferase, SpoU, which yields MLSTISRTGLTGLSRVINSSNSTVLAIRHASLNSAIGEGIRRSQTVDRDNRRGNVSRFPKRERQHEGQNEGNYGSRQYEKSGEFNLKDRQTNGARQQYGRSDQSNFNGRRTYGARQHGEDESERSGFNSGVQRNYSLREREYGAKKAWVSDGVGRKDYDRRQSPWKDNSQSPRQNRKEERFEFDEDEFIRSGDFRGLPREHQSRFQSRTQYNSFTQSGHGRFSMDAPQEKEPARPRAHRVTHSMPERVKDNVKVPDTIPYTTPASEFIYGTSAVEAALRCSRRQLYKLYIYQSTDEELSAAKVTIRKLALSKNIAVKMAFAGWDRLMDKMSAGRPHNGCILEASPLPKLPVRGLQAVPSISEEYFRAELAPQTREEAAVNGTDDRIRIYHSCPPPHENEQRHRYPIVLLLDGVVDTGNMGAIIRSSYFLGVDALVLAGRNSAPLSPITIKCSAGAAENMPILHVKNEVDFIQRSQQNGWRFYAADTPTPGSVHLDHISTDGDQSGAKLPSLTAPSVIMMGSEATGLSSHIKSHADAIISIPGARQNFILGVESDPARIDSLNVSVAAALLMEKFLRTPMTVGEVLKKSKNVEKNQKDKMW from the coding sequence ATGCTCAGTACTATCTCGAGAACAGGCTTAACCGGTCTCTCTAGAGTAATCAACTCCTCAAATTCTACAGTCTTGGCTATTCGGCATGCATCTTTGAATTCAGCAATTGGGGAGGGTATTCGCAGGTCTCAGACTGTGGACAGAGATAATCGTCGCGGCAACGTGTCTCGCTTTCCTAAGCGCGAACGACAACATGAGGGACAAAACGAAGGGAACTACGGATCGCGACAATACGAGAAGTCAGGTGAATTCAATTTGAAGGACCGTCAGACAAACGGAGCGCGGCAACAGTACGGAAGATCAGACCAATCCAACTTCAATGGCCGTCGAACATATGGGGCCCGACAACATGGAGAGGATGAGTCTGAGAGATCAGGATTCAACTCTGGTGTTCAACGAAATTACAGCCTGCGTGAGCGAGAATACGGAGCAAAAAAAGCCTGGGTATCAGACGGTGTAGGTCGTAAAGACTACGACCGACGACAATCGCCATGGAAGGATAACTCCCAATCCCCTCGACAGAATCGAAAGGAAGAACGGTTCGAGTTCGACGAGGATGAGTTCATTCGTTCTGGTGATTTTCGCGGACTTCCTCGTGAACACCAATCCCGATTCCAGTCGCGAACACAATATAATTCATTCACACAATCAGGACATGGAAGGTTTTCAATGGATGCACCACAGGAGAAGGAACCAGCAAGACCTAGGGCTCACCGGGTCACGCACAGCATGCCAGAGCGGGTGAAGGACAACGTCAAAGTGCCGGACACAATCCCCTATACTACACCTGCATCTGAGTTTATTTACGGCACCAGTGCCGTTGAGGCAGCGTTGCGCTGCAGCCGGCGCCAACTATACAAGCTTTATATCTACCAGAGCACGGATGAAGAGCTCAGTGCAGCAAAGGTCACAATCCGCAAGCTGGCATTGTCAAAGAACATTGCAGTAAAGATGGCATTTGCAGGGTGGGATCGACTTATGGACAAGATGAGTGCTGGGCGACCTCATAATGGATGCATTTTAGAGGCATCACCTTTGCCAAAGTTGCCTGTGCGTGGCCTCCAGGCTGTTCCATCCATCTCCGAGGAGTATTTCCGGGCGGAGCTTGCGCCACAAACCCGGGAAGAAGCTGCGGTAAATGGCACGGACGATCGTATCCGGATCTATCATTCTTGCCCGCCCCCGCACGAAAACGAACAACGCCATCGATACCCAATTGTCTTGCTATTGGATGGAGTAGTCGATACCGGTAACATGGGCGCCATAATCCGCTCATCCTATTTCCTGGGTGTCGATGCACTTGTCCTAGCTGGTCGCAACTCTGCACCACTGTCGCCTATCACGATCAAATGTTCTGCTGGTGCAGCAGAGAATATGCCTATCCTTCACGTGAAAAACGAAGTTGATTTCATTCAGCGTTCTCAGCAGAATGGGTGGCGGTTCTATGCTGCAGATACACCGACTCCCGGATCCGTACATTTGGACCACATCTCGACcgacggcgatcaaagcGGGGCTAAATTGCCTAGCTTGACTGCACCTAGTGTCATAATGATGGGCAGTGAGGCTACTGGATTGAGCTCGCATATTAAGTCGCATGCTGATGCAATCATCAGTATTCCAGGCGCGCGACAGAATTTCATCTTGGGCGTTGAATCTGATCCTGCCCGCATCGACAGTCTGAATGTGAGTGTTGCTGCCGCGCTGCTGATGGAGAAGTTTCTGCGGACACCCATGACTGTGGGTGAGGTTCTCAAGAAATCGAAGAACGTGGAGAAGAACCAAAAAGATAAAATGTGGTAG
- a CDS encoding Zinc finger, CCCH-type yields MVTTSRPQFFCTRPDGTLTPLVAVDELPSNVTIRGVSRTLNAGETQGMTSCGLATQRSESWSVDGVTQSSEREAGKEPLPDMHSLLLQVITNKNVPEPMRASAQAILFQGIDSPRGLGGQGTPANGLSPVASTYYVKNPQMGNKHAPSSKKEYCSYWIRHGECDYSQQGCLYKHEMPTEFHMIEKLGLRDIPRWYREKHNVQSFLHPNRTQLAIAPQPPMRALLSPASPANESCASKMSTMNANPKLNKSPPQFNKSPPRGPANRGGHNGFVNHNQNRGGGRTGAPNGHHGNNWKGTHRGGRNRTMGPVRHGINGERDGECDGEHSGECSPGMESAPATYDYQSHGYGGNQVCTPTTPAAFPVTVPITISTTGHVSAPMTAQQSLLDDGNSLNRNAYWKLNELTDCNQDMFEDASNKSVEPHHRIQPRHVYQHSSNPSSDGGVMLPKEPTVTYDSNFGVFARVDIPSRKQSDSSESHDTIQRNYGPSTPRIGDLQLTDNVPLNSADTRVTWGPIGGPILKRTSPPAENIAHMFGHYSNNLHSS; encoded by the exons ATGGTGACCACCAGTCGCCCTCAATTTTTCTGTACCCGGCCTGACGGGACTTTGACCCCACTGGTAGCTGTTGATGAGCTGCCCTCTAACGTCACCATCCGCGGTGTCTCTCGCACTCTCAATGCTGGAGAAACCCAGGGTATGACCAGCTGTGGCCTGGCTACCCAGCGTTCTGAATCTTGGTCTGTCGACGGGGTCACCCAGTCCTCTGAGCGTGAGGCTGGAAAGGAACCTTTGCCTGATATGCACAGCCTCTTGCTGCAGGTTATCACCAACAAAAATGTCCCTGAGCCCATGCGAGCATCGGCGCAAGCCATCCTCTTCCAGGGAATCGACAGCCCTCGCGGGCTTGGTGGTCAAGGCACTCCTGCAAATGGATTGTCACCAGTTGCGTCAACCTATTATGTGAAGAACCCCCAGATGGGAAATAAACAT GCCCCGAGCTCCAAGAAAGAGTACTGTTCGTACTGGATTCGTCACGGCGAGTGTGACTATTCTCAGCAAG GCTGTCTGTACAAGCATGAGATGCCCACTGAGTTCCACATGATTGAGAAACTTGGTCTCCGCGATATTCCCCGCTGGTACCGCGAGAAGCACAACGTTCAAAGTTTTTTGCACCCGAACCGTACACAGCTTGCGATTGCGCCTCAGCCGCCCATGCGGGCCCTACTATCCCCAGCTTCTCCAGCCAACGAGAGCTGCGCCAGCAAAATGTCCACCATGAACGCCAACCCAAAGCTGAACAAGTCTCCCCCCCAGTTTAACAAGTCCCCTCCCCGAGGACCAGCTAACCGTGGAGGTCACAACGGGTTTGTTAACCACAATCAGAATCGAGGTGGAGGCCGTACTGGCGCCCCGAATGGACACCATGGCAACAACTGGAAAGGTACCCACCGTGGTGGCCGTAACCGAACCATGGGCCCTGTTCGTCACGGCATTAACGGCGAGCGTGACGGTGAGTGTGACGGAGAGCATAGCGGCGAGTGTTCCCCGGGCATGGAATCCGCCCCAGCTACCTACGATTATCAATCTCATGGATATGGCGGTAACCAAGTTTGCACCCCGACTACCCCGGCCGCTTTTCCGGTCACGGTTCCAATCACAATCTCGACTACTGGTCATGTTTCTGCTCCCATGACTGCCCAGCAATCTCTTTTGGACGACGGTAACTCCCTCAACCGTAATGCATACTGGAAGCTCAATGAGCTGACCGATTGTAATCAAGATATGTTCGAAGATGCCTCGAACAAGTCGGTCGAGCCCCATCACCGCATCCAGCCCCGCCACGTGTACCAGCACAGCTCGAACCCTTCCTCTGATGGTGGCGTCATGCTCCCGAAAGAGCCCACTGTGACTTACGACTCGAACTTCGGTGTTTTCGCTCGAGTTGATATTCCTTCTCGCAAGCAGTCTGACTCCAGCGAATCTCACGATACCATCCAGAGGAACTATGGTCCTTCCACTCCCCGGATTGGAGATCTTCAACTCACCGACAACGTGCCCTTGAACTCCGCCGACACCCGTGTCACTTGGGGTCCCATTGGAGGTCCTATTCTCAAGCGTACTTCGCCTCCTGCCGAGAACATTGCACACATGTTTGgtcattactccaacaacCTCCACAGCAGCTAA
- a CDS encoding Polyketide synthase, enoylreductase: MIPEKQIPTTAFVVEKPGTPFVLQDVVLDEVRAREVLVEMKYTGICHTDIIVQQGAIPVGDYPAVLGHEGAGIIRRVGSGVKDKSLQDGDLVFLGFSSCHKQTCSPCSNGRNGFCDQVIPINFAGARGLSAAESPISFPGGKGPIRGQFFGQSSMSKLAVVDERSVVKSPPESGITVEDMAVLAPLGCGYLTGAGTVFNVLKPTPTSRFAVLGMGAVGMAAMLAARSQGVETIIAVDIVDAKLELAKSLGASHTLNTKIPLLEAAVKALGHQGILAMVGLPRAGSSLNIDPVALVMACKRVVGVIEGCANPAVIIPQLIDLYKQGKFPVDKLAKTYAPGDFEQAMTDLHCGNVIKPVIKWADL, translated from the exons ATGATTCCAGAAAAACAAATCCCAACCACTGCATTCGTGGTTGAGAAGCCAGGAACTCCTTTCGTCCTTCAAGATGTTGTACTTGATGAAGTCCGGGCAAGGgaagttttggttgaaatgaaATACACTGGCATTTGCCATACA GACATTATCGTCCAACAGGGCGCAATCCCTGTCGGTGATTATCCCGCCGTACTAGGCCACGAGGGTGCCGGAATCATCCGCCGCGTCGGCAGTGGCGTCAAAGACAAGTCCCTTCAAGACGGCGACCTTGTCTTCCTGGGCTTCAGCTCATGCCACAAACAGACATGCAGCCCCTGCAGCAACGGCCGAAATGGATTCTGCGATCAGGTGATACCCATTAACTTTGCCGGTGCTCGAGGTCTCAGCGCTGCCGAGTCACCCATCTCTTTCCCAGGTGGAAAGGGTCCAATCCGCGGCCAGTTCTTCGGTCAGTCATCCATGAGCAAGCTggctgtggttgacgagCGTTCGGTTGTCAAGTCTCCCCCAGAGTCTGGAATTACGGTCGAAGACATGGCGGTTCTCGCTCCACTTGGCTGCGGATATCTCACTGGTGCCGGCACTGTCTTTAATGTCCTCAAGCCCACACCGACGAGTCGCTTTGCTGTTCTTGGCATGGGCGCGGTTGGTATGGCGGCCATGTTGGCTGCCCGGTCTCAGGGAGTCGAAACCATTATCGCGGTTGACATTGTTGATGCGAAACTCGAGCTGGCGAAGTCTCTTGGTGCATCGCATACGTTGAACACGAAAA TTCCTCTGCTCGAGGCTGCCGTCAAAGCTCTGGGTCATCAAGGTATTCTAGCTATGGTGGGTCTGCCTCGTGCTGGCTCATCCCTTAATATCGATCCTGTGGCGCTTGTGATGGCTTGTAAGCGTGTTGTTGGTGTGATTGAGGGCTGCGCAAATCCCGCTGTG ATCATTCCACAACTGATTGACCTATACAAGCAAGGGAAATTCCCGGTCGATAAACTTGCTAAAACATATGCCCCAGGCGACTTTGAGCAAGCCATGACAGATTTGCACTGCGGTAAT GTTATCAAGCCCGTCATCAAATGGGCAGATTTGTGA
- a CDS encoding Chromatin remodeling complex subunit (Chd3), putative, with protein MSQARDNSSTSDGPDAMAAQLLAQLQIASSRTTPAIAPTGSKNALQPEHQITGNSEESTVSFEIIVPVVNNPEDYEYLPGHFEVHHILAVDLHEPKLIVRLRSGERETMTIKKLKSLNNGREALREFNRESQSPDPLAMDYEPISHLIYSGGDGPGDYDSDMDWGIARRRQQRGPKISYSHFFHSGHDDEDENYQSRHEDYSVDIEDSEEPSDEDEYGPPTKRRHLRRGVQKGRKQRTDEWSEQSPPSDSGKRASHRLRKTRQRNLKERLEDDEFSQPVAEQPKKQKFSGAREHFRELPHDNEFRQCHSQSCTQCGYKDHDREKGSLVFCQGCTVSYHQGCLGDRSNRKHLVTKVDKGDFILQCSRCLGIKHQEHDMKPHLGHCAVCRDEGPMSQPLRETLSSQTEQQLREANNGVDPIAHVDLSRVNNVDNVLIRCLGGSHSCKRAFHIQHLPNTTERDRADIDPDHWQCNDCSESPPGINPIHAIVAWRPKNADVKVVPQLVEMTPEIDKEYLVKWNKMSYFRVTWLTGDWVWSMAPARQMKAFLKSDRSTDPIMTTAEAIPEENLRVDIIFDVEYHSEPRSQEDRANAEMVKRAYVKYKGLPYEDSVWEEPPSQTDTARWEDFRTALLDRVLREDTHPLRPKDLQSRLRNARKQEFDKSLILTAQPALVTGGELMEYQMDGVNWLLYMFFKQKNAILADDMGLGKTIQVITFFSALIEKLNCFPFLVVVPNATVPNWRREIKSWSPDVRVVTYYGSIFAREMTREHELFHKNGTLCCHVVIASYESMVDDGAKRVLSSVNWAGLVVDEGQRLKNDKSQLYERLLRMKFGFKLLLTGTPLQNNIRELFNLVQFIDPTHDAEKLEAQYGGVLDKEAIRELHDMIRPCLLRRTKAEVLPFLPPMVQIIIPISMSVLQKKLYKLILQKNPQLIKAICKKHTGQLKKAERHNLNNILMQLRKCLCHPFIYNRDIEEQTLDPQLSHRRLVEASGKLQLLNLMLPRLRERGHRVLIFSQFLENLNIIEDFLTGIGLQYRRLDGNLSSREKQQQIDQFNAPDSPFFAFLLSTRSGGVGINLATADTVIIMDPDFNPKQDMQALSRAHRIGQKNTVLVFHLVVRASVEEKIMQKGKTKMALDHVLIDRIEADEDKEDLESILKHGAQALFNDDNSADITYDTPSIDKLLDRSQAEQAKQVANEGSSNQNEQAQFNFARVWQKDQGSLEEVTETEDTPVDVTAWEKILQEREREALEEANRQTEGLGRGKRKRGAPRYDNIIDGVDDDENPSPTRQPPAKMRKAAADNDYEFKRPEEGDETETESERGLEPPHNGDDGIMSMGTAFDGDKTESYTGATQMGIAKDFAVSPSVYAEHQARMFRRVESPPPVASMGANGTQQASPPCVACQKHHITGRCPLRHAGVEFCGLCGLAHWGGRRACPHMQSSVQITRMLEALEKSTEAPPLISLAKRYLQGILKSVARTARDERKKAMLSAQAEPQAQLTSASTGGVSRANVTDLTEGSAES; from the exons ATGTCTCAAGCTAGAGACAATTCTTCCACCTCTGACGGCCCGGATGCGATGGCAGCGCAATTGTTAGCGCAACTTCAGATCGCTTCCTCTCGCACGACTCCTGCCATCGCACCAACGGGCTCCAAAAATGCCCTTCAGCCAGAGCATCAGATCACTGGCAACTCAGAAGAATCAACAGTGTCTTTTGAGATCATCGTCCCAGTGGTTAACAACCCTGAGGACTATGAGTATTTGCCCGGTCACTTTGAGGTTCATCACATTCTTGCTGTCGATCTGCATGAGCCAAAGCTCATTGTAAGACTCAGAAGTGGTGAACGTGAGACT ATGACCATCAAGAAACTAAAAAGCCTTAATAACGGACGGGAGGCTTTGCGTGAATTCAATCGTGAATCACAGAGCCCTGATCCCCTGGCAATGGATTATGAACCCATTTCACATCTCATTTACTCAGGCGGAGATGGTCCTGGAGACTATGATTCGGATATGGATTGGGGAATTGCACGAAGGCGCCAACAACGTGGGCCCAAAATCTCATACAGTCATTTCTTCCACAGTGGCCatgacgatgaggatgaaaaCTATCAAAGCCGCCATGAAGATTACAGCGTGGATATCGAAGACTCAGAGGAGCCCAGCGACGAGGATGAATATGGTCCTCCGACTAAACGCCGCCATCTGAGAAGAGGTGTACAAAAAGGCCGAAAGCAACGCACTGACGAATGGTCTGAACAGTCCCCCCCCTCTGATTCTGGCAAACGAGCATCACACCGCTTGCGAAAAACCCGTCAACGCAACCTCAAAGAGCGCCTTGAAGACGACGAATTTTCCCAACCTGTGGCTGAGCAACCTAAAAAACAAAAGTTCTCAGGCGCGCGGGAGCATTTCCGTGAACTACCTCACGACAATGAGTTCAGACAGTGCCACTCCCAATCCTGTACCCAATGCGGCTACAAAGATCATGACCGCGAAAAAGGGTCTTTGGTTTTCTGCCAAGGTTGTACTGTGTCATACCACCAAGGCTGTCTTGGCGATCGAAGCAACCGAAAGCACTTGGTCACTAAGGTTGACAAAGGGGATTTCATTCTTCAATGCAGTCGGTGTTTGGGGATCAAGCACCAAGAGCATGATATGAAGCCTCATTTGGGCCACTGTGCTGTGTGCAGAGATGAGGGACCCATGTCGCAACCTTTGCGGGAGACTCTTTCTTCCCAGACTGAGCAGCAGTTACGGGAAGCCAATAATGGAGTAGATCCAATTGCCCACGTGGATCTGTCCCGTGTCAACAATGTTGACAACGTCCTCATCAGATGCCTTGGTGGCAGTCATAGTTGCAAGCGGGCTTTCCATATTCAGCATTTGCCTAACACAACTGAGAGGGATCGTGCCGACATTGATCCTGATCACTGGCAATGCAACGACTGCTCTGAATCACCCCCTGGAATCAACCCAATTCATGCCATCGTTGCTTGGAGGCCGAAAAATGCCGATGTCAAAGTCGTCCCGCAGTTAGTTGAAATGACCCCGGAGATCGACAAAGAATATCTTGTCAAGTGGAACAAGATGTCCTACTTCCGTGTCACCTGGTTGACAGGAGACTGGGTCTGGTCCATGGCTCCCGCCCGCCAGATGAAGGCGTTCCTCAAGTCAGATAGATCCACCGATCCCATAATGACAACAGCCGAGGCTATCCCCGAAGAAAATCTGCGAGTGGACATTATCTTTGACGTGGAATATCACAGCGAGCCCAGATCCCAGGAGGATCGAGCAAACGCCGAGATGGTTAAGCGGGCTTATGTCAAGTACAAAGGGTTGCCCTACGAAGACTCGGTCTGGGAAGAACCCCCAAGTCAGACCGACACAGCTCGCTGGGAGGATTTCCGAACTGCTCTTCTTGACAGGGTGCTCCGAGAAGATACTCACCCCCTGAGACCGAAAGATCTTCAAAGCCGTCTCAGAAATGCCCGCAAACAGGAGTTTGATAAGAGCCTTATTTTGACTGCTCAGCCTGCATTGGTCACCGGTGGTGAGCTCATGGAGTATCAGATGGATGGCGTAAACTGGCTCCTTTACATGTTCTTCAAGCAAAAGAACGCTATTCTTGCTGACGATATGGGTCTCGGAAAGACAATCCAGGTCATCACCTTTTTTTCGGCATTGATTGAAAAGCTAAATTGTTTCCCATTCTTGGTTGTCGTTCCGAATGCGACTGTGCCAAATTGGCGTCGAGAAATTAAGAGCTGGTCGCCGGATGTTCGGGTTGTCACTTATTATGGCAGTATTTTTGCTCGCGAGATGACTAGGGAACACGAGTTGTTTCACAAGAATGGCACTCTATGCTGTCATGTGGTCATTGCTTCATACGAGAGTATGGTTGATGATGGGGCTAAGCGAGTCCTGTCCAGTGTCAATTGGGCCGGCTTAGTTGTTGATGAAGGTCAGCGCCTCAAGAATGACAAGAGCCAGCTCTATGAGCGTCTCCTTCGCATGAAATTCGGGTTCAAGCTGCTGCTCACTGGCACACCCCTTCAAAACAACATCAGAGAACTCTTTAATCTGGTTCAGTTCATTGACCCAACTCATGATGCCGAGAAATTGGAGGCTCAATACGGAGGAGTCCTCGACAAGGAAGCCATTCGTGAGCTCCACGACATGATTCGGCCATGTCTCCTGCGTCGTACCAAGGCAGAAGTTCTGCCGTTCCTCCCCCCAATGGTACAAATCATCATTCCGATTTCGATGTCCGTTTTGCAGAAGAAGCTGTACAAATTAATCCTTCAAAAGAACCCGCAGCTCATCAAGGCTATTTGCAAGAAGCACACCGGGCAGTTGAAGAAAGCAGAGCGCCACAATCTGAACAACATCCTCATGCAACTGCGAAAATGTCTTTGTCACCCGTTCATTTACAACCGGGACATTGAAGAGCAAACCCTGGATCCCCAACTTTCTCATCGGCGCTTGGTCGAAGCATCCGGGAAACTTCAGTTGTTGAACTTGATGCTGCCTCGACTTCGAGAGCGTGGGCATCGCGTTCTCATCTTCAGTCAATTCTTAGAAAATCTGAACATTATTGAAGACTTCCTCACTGGAATAGGGCTCCAGTACCGTCGCCTAGATGGAAATCTGTCCTCAAGAGAGAAACAGCAACAGATAGACCAGTTCAACGCGCCAGACTCCCCGTTCTTTGCTTTCTTGCTTTCGACACGGTCTGGTGGTGTTGGTATCAACCTCGCTACTGCCGATACAGTCATCATCATGGATCCGGATTTCAATCCAAAGCAAGATATGCAAGCTTTGTCGCGTGCCCATCGAATCGGGCAAAAGAACACAGTCCTTGTGTTTCACCTGGTAGTGCGTGCGTCAGTGGAAGAAAAGATAATGCAGAAAGGTAAAACCAAGATGGCGCTTGATCACGTACTTATCGATCGCATCGAGGCCGATGAAGATAAGGAAGACCTCGAGTCCATCCTCAAGCACGGTGCTCAGGCTCTTTTCAATGATGATAACTCAGCAGATATCACATACGATACCCCCTCCATTGACAAGCTGTTGGACCGTAGCCAGGCCGAGCAGGCCAAGCAAGTGGCCAACGAGGGAAGTTCGAACCAGAATGAGCAGGCGCAATTTAACTTTGCCCGGGTGTGGCAAAAGGATCAAGGTAGCCTTGAAGAAGTGACTGAGACCGAGGACACCCCTGTGGATGTTACGGCGTGGGAGAAGATTTTGCAGGAGCGTGAGCGtgaggcgctggaggaggCTAACCGTCAAACTGAAGGTCTTGGGCGTGGTAAAAGAAAGCGCGGTGCGCCCCGCTACGATAACATCATCGACGGTGTTGACGACGATGAGAACCCTAGTCCCACTCGACAGCCGCCTGCCAAGATGCGAAAGGCAGCCGCTGATAACGACTATGAGTTCAAACGGCCAGAAGAAGGAGATGAGACCGAGACCGAGTCGGAACGTGGACTTGAGCCACCACATAATGGGGATGATGGAATTATGTCAATGGGCACAGCGTTTGACGGTGACAAGACAGAGTCGTACACTGGAGCTACGCAAATGGGTATTGCAAAGGACTTTGCGGTTAGCCCTAGCGTGTATGCTGAACATCAAG CCCGCATGTTCCGCCGTGTTGAATCCCCACCCCCGGTGGCATCAATGGGCGCCAACGGTACCCAACAAGCTTCCCCACCTTGTGTGGCATGTCAAAAACACCACATCACCGGGCGTTGCCCACTCCGTCACGCCGGCGTCGAGTTCTGTGGCCTATGCGGGTTGGCACATTGGGGAGGTCGCCGGGCCTGCCCCCACATGCAGTCAAGCGTGCAGATCACCCGCATGCTGGAGGCTCTGGAGAAGAGCACGGAAGCCCCGCCCCTAATTTCGCTGGCAAAGAGATACCTTCAGGGTATTCTCAAATCGGTTGCGCGGACTGCTCGTGATGAACGGAAGAAAGCGATGCTTTCCGCTCAGGCGGAGCCTCAGGCTCAGCTCACCTCGGCCTCAACTGGCGGGGTGAGCCGAGCTAATGTCACTGATTTGACAGAGGGAAGTGCCGAATCGTAA